The following proteins are co-located in the Myroides profundi genome:
- a CDS encoding formylglycine-generating enzyme family protein, with product MFFLDKSNFIVCLLSIVTLTGIYAQKTTPMVTIKSGTFVPLYGSTEEGYVKVASFKMDQYAVTNEQYVEFLKKNPNYQRSQIKALFANKSYLSHWKSDLDYGDLKPNAPVTNVSWFAAKKYCELQGKRLPTMDEWEYVAMADAKNMDARQKEEYNKYILAWYETPKTYVNPVGSTFKNYWGVYDMHGLIWEWVADYNSIFLSGESRKDKGNDENLFCGSASINASDLMDYAAFMRYGFRGSLRANFTTKNLGFRCAQNP from the coding sequence ATGTTTTTTCTTGATAAATCAAACTTCATTGTGTGTCTTCTGAGCATAGTAACCTTAACAGGAATATATGCTCAGAAAACGACACCGATGGTCACTATCAAAAGTGGAACTTTTGTTCCACTTTACGGTAGTACAGAAGAAGGCTATGTAAAAGTAGCTTCTTTCAAAATGGATCAATACGCTGTGACCAATGAACAGTATGTAGAGTTCTTAAAGAAAAACCCAAATTACCAACGCTCACAAATCAAAGCGTTATTCGCTAATAAAAGTTATTTATCTCATTGGAAAAGTGATTTAGACTATGGCGATTTAAAACCTAATGCTCCTGTGACCAATGTATCTTGGTTCGCAGCTAAAAAATACTGTGAGTTACAAGGCAAAAGATTACCTACTATGGATGAATGGGAATATGTAGCCATGGCTGATGCTAAGAATATGGATGCTCGCCAAAAAGAAGAATATAATAAGTATATCCTCGCTTGGTACGAAACTCCTAAGACTTATGTCAATCCTGTAGGGAGCACCTTTAAAAATTACTGGGGTGTATATGATATGCATGGCTTAATATGGGAGTGGGTAGCAGACTATAATTCAATCTTCTTGTCTGGAGAAAGCCGTAAAGACAAGGGCAATGACGAGAACTTATTCTGTGGAAGTGCTTCTATTAATGCTTCTGACCTGATGGACTATGCTGCCTTTATGCGATACGGTTTTAGAGGTAGTCTTAGAGCTAATTTTACAACAAAAAACTTAGGTTTTAGATGTGCACAAAACCCTTAA
- a CDS encoding SCO family protein, whose product MKKTLIALLSCSTLLLTSCKETKATEEQPQATEQTAESQEISDLSIYNLPSTWTTQDGKDIELKDLQGNVLVMVMIYTSCKAACPRLVADMRNIEERVKGKNEDKVRYVLVSIDPQVDTPERLKAFAKENQMDGPQWIFLRSTEEDTREFAATLAVNYKKISPIDFSHSNIISVFNTKGELDYQQEGLGIDYAPTVKEIERQLALIK is encoded by the coding sequence ATGAAAAAGACATTGATAGCATTACTAAGTTGTTCTACTTTACTACTAACTAGTTGTAAAGAGACAAAAGCTACAGAAGAACAACCTCAAGCTACAGAACAGACTGCAGAGTCACAAGAGATTTCTGATTTGTCTATTTACAATCTACCTTCTACCTGGACTACACAAGATGGTAAAGATATTGAGCTAAAAGACTTACAAGGTAATGTACTAGTTATGGTCATGATTTATACTTCTTGTAAAGCTGCATGTCCTCGATTAGTAGCTGATATGCGTAATATCGAGGAGAGAGTAAAAGGTAAAAACGAAGATAAAGTAAGATATGTATTAGTCAGCATTGATCCACAAGTAGATACTCCTGAACGTCTAAAAGCATTTGCTAAAGAGAATCAAATGGATGGCCCTCAATGGATATTCTTACGCTCTACTGAAGAAGACACAAGAGAATTTGCGGCTACTCTTGCTGTGAATTACAAAAAGATCTCTCCAATAGACTTCTCTCACTCTAATATCATTAGTGTGTTTAATACCAAAGGAGAATTGGATTATCAACAAGAGGGACTTGGTATAGACTATGCCCCTACTGTAAAAGAAATAGAGCGACAACTCGCTTTAATTAAATAA
- a CDS encoding CopD family protein has product MNELHLLLILHLLGATIWVGGHILLSVVILPQVWKEKSVEKLFNFESRYEWFGMPALFVMLLTGVRMAYIYNVKLASWFAFETPIERVVSLKLACLFTIALFALSAQFYVLPRLKTDIKKLPLMTFHILSVTTISIVMLILGSFIRYGGI; this is encoded by the coding sequence ATGAATGAATTACACCTTTTATTAATATTACACCTATTAGGGGCTACTATATGGGTAGGAGGACATATCTTATTAAGCGTGGTGATATTACCTCAAGTATGGAAAGAGAAGTCAGTAGAGAAGTTATTTAACTTTGAGAGTAGATATGAGTGGTTTGGTATGCCAGCTTTATTTGTGATGTTGCTGACAGGTGTGCGTATGGCCTATATTTACAATGTAAAGTTAGCGAGTTGGTTTGCTTTTGAAACTCCAATAGAACGTGTTGTTTCTTTAAAATTAGCATGTCTATTCACTATAGCTTTATTTGCGCTAAGTGCTCAGTTTTACGTACTGCCTCGTCTAAAGACTGATATTAAGAAACTTCCTTTAATGACATTCCATATTTTATCTGTTACGACTATTAGTATTGTGATGCTTATATTAGGTAGCTTTATTAGATATGGAGGAATATAA
- the ric gene encoding iron-sulfur cluster repair di-iron protein encodes MINRTVGSFVAEDFRTAAIFNRYGIDFCCKGGRTIEEVCEKKSVNREELIGELERLLTQQAENNIDFRHWPLDLLADYIEKTHHRYVEEKIPVLLQFLNKLSRVHGDRHPELIEINELFIGCAAELSQHLKKEELVLFPFIRKMVSSTISGQPLETPHFGTVQNPVAMMMHEHDGEGERFRKIAELSNNYTPPADGCNTYKVTYAMLKEFEDDLHKHIHLENNILFPSAIVLEQKFE; translated from the coding sequence ATGATAAATAGAACAGTAGGCTCATTTGTAGCAGAAGATTTTAGAACAGCAGCAATATTCAATAGATATGGAATTGATTTTTGTTGTAAAGGAGGACGTACTATTGAAGAGGTATGTGAAAAGAAATCAGTCAATAGAGAAGAGTTAATCGGAGAGTTAGAACGATTATTGACACAACAAGCAGAGAATAATATCGATTTTAGACATTGGCCTTTAGATTTGTTAGCTGATTATATTGAGAAGACACACCATCGATATGTAGAGGAGAAGATTCCAGTATTATTACAATTTTTAAATAAACTGAGTAGAGTACATGGAGATAGGCACCCAGAGTTAATTGAAATAAATGAATTGTTTATTGGATGTGCAGCGGAGTTAAGCCAACACTTAAAAAAAGAAGAGCTTGTTCTGTTTCCATTTATTCGTAAGATGGTGTCTTCAACTATCTCAGGACAACCTTTAGAAACGCCTCATTTTGGTACAGTACAAAATCCAGTTGCCATGATGATGCATGAACATGATGGAGAAGGAGAGCGTTTCCGAAAAATAGCAGAGTTGTCTAATAATTATACACCACCAGCAGATGGATGTAATACATATAAGGTTACTTACGCTATGCTAAAAGAGTTTGAAGATGACCTACATAAACACATTCACTTAGAAAATAATATTTTGTTTCCAAGTGCAATAGTATTAGAACAAAAATTCGAGTAA
- a CDS encoding nitric-oxide reductase large subunit, giving the protein MKNRQRKLWIAFTIVMLFSFGVLGYFGIEIYQEAPPVPIEVRTTNGETVLTASNIKDGQNVWQSIGGQEVGSVWGHGAYVAPDWTADFLHREALYLLEYYAQEKYNKSYEDSSLEEQAYLKAHLQANIRANTYDKATGVLTITEERNKARLYLQEYYTKLFTDDPEFTQLRKDYAIPNNALTDPTRLKQMNAFFFWATWATVTNRPDSDVSYTHNWPAEELVGNVATTPLIAWSGVSVILLIFAVGVLVYYHVASKQEEEDMVPVEDPVSNGTVTKSMTILKKYFWVVCLLMLLQVGLGIVTAHYGVEGQGLYGIPLDQILPYSVTRTWHTQLAIFWIATAWLGTGLYISPAVGGKDPKFQVFGVNFLFIALLIIVLGSMIGQWFGIMQKLNLVQNFWFGHQGYEYVDLGRFWQIFLFVGLFVWLALMIRPLLPVLKEKGSHRNLIILFLISCGAIALFYGAGLMWGRQTNLAIAEYWRWWVVHLWVEGFFEVFATVVLAFLFVRMGLIKTKTATNGALFSTIVFMSGGIIGTFHHLYFSGTPTAVMALGATFSALEVVPLTLIGYEAYENYKISTHKGWLQDYKWPIYFMIAVAFWNFLGAGVFGFIINPPIALYYVQGLNTTPLHAHTALFGVYGMLGIGLMLFVLRSIYRDIKWNEKLLKIGFWGLNLGLLLMALLSLLPIGIWQAIESIQHGMWYARSSELMQLPAMNTLKWLRTIGDVIFTVGIFAIVLFVFKLTFKKSNHDK; this is encoded by the coding sequence ATGAAAAATAGACAAAGAAAGTTATGGATAGCATTTACGATAGTAATGTTATTCTCATTTGGGGTACTCGGCTATTTCGGTATTGAAATTTATCAAGAGGCGCCACCTGTGCCTATAGAAGTTAGAACAACTAATGGTGAAACTGTATTAACTGCTAGTAATATAAAAGACGGTCAGAATGTCTGGCAGAGTATTGGAGGACAAGAAGTTGGCTCTGTATGGGGACATGGAGCTTATGTCGCTCCTGATTGGACTGCTGATTTTCTGCATAGAGAGGCATTGTATTTATTGGAGTATTATGCTCAAGAGAAGTATAATAAGTCTTATGAAGATAGTTCATTAGAAGAACAGGCTTATTTAAAAGCACATCTACAAGCTAATATTAGAGCTAATACTTATGACAAAGCAACTGGTGTTCTGACGATTACAGAGGAACGAAATAAAGCTCGTTTATATCTTCAGGAGTATTATACTAAGTTATTTACAGATGACCCAGAATTTACGCAACTGCGTAAAGATTATGCAATACCTAATAATGCACTAACAGATCCAACAAGACTGAAACAAATGAATGCTTTCTTCTTTTGGGCTACATGGGCTACTGTAACTAATAGACCAGATAGTGATGTTAGTTATACGCATAACTGGCCTGCAGAAGAGTTAGTAGGTAACGTAGCTACTACACCTCTTATCGCTTGGTCTGGAGTGAGTGTTATCTTATTGATTTTTGCTGTAGGGGTACTCGTTTATTATCATGTAGCCTCTAAGCAAGAGGAAGAGGATATGGTACCAGTGGAAGACCCTGTATCAAATGGAACTGTAACTAAGAGTATGACTATCTTGAAGAAATATTTCTGGGTAGTATGTTTATTGATGCTATTACAAGTAGGGTTAGGAATTGTAACAGCTCACTATGGAGTAGAAGGACAAGGGTTATATGGTATTCCATTAGATCAAATTTTACCTTACTCTGTTACGCGTACATGGCATACTCAATTAGCTATTTTTTGGATAGCTACTGCTTGGTTAGGAACAGGATTATATATCTCACCAGCAGTAGGGGGTAAAGACCCTAAGTTTCAAGTATTCGGAGTGAACTTCCTATTTATAGCCTTATTGATTATTGTTTTGGGGTCTATGATTGGTCAGTGGTTTGGTATTATGCAAAAACTAAACTTAGTACAGAACTTCTGGTTTGGACATCAAGGATATGAATATGTAGATTTAGGGCGTTTCTGGCAGATCTTCTTATTTGTAGGGTTATTTGTATGGTTAGCTTTAATGATTAGACCGTTATTACCTGTATTGAAAGAAAAAGGAAGCCATCGCAATTTGATTATACTTTTCTTAATCTCATGTGGAGCAATTGCTTTATTCTATGGAGCAGGGCTAATGTGGGGAAGACAAACCAATTTAGCCATTGCAGAATATTGGAGATGGTGGGTAGTGCATTTATGGGTAGAGGGCTTCTTTGAAGTGTTTGCTACTGTCGTTTTAGCGTTCTTATTCGTACGAATGGGGTTGATTAAAACCAAGACAGCTACTAATGGTGCATTGTTCTCTACTATTGTATTTATGTCAGGGGGAATTATAGGTACATTCCATCACTTATATTTCTCAGGAACGCCAACTGCAGTAATGGCATTAGGAGCAACGTTCAGTGCTTTAGAAGTGGTGCCTTTGACTTTGATAGGTTATGAAGCTTATGAGAACTATAAAATATCTACACATAAAGGATGGTTACAAGATTATAAATGGCCTATATACTTTATGATAGCAGTGGCATTCTGGAATTTCTTAGGAGCAGGTGTATTTGGATTTATTATTAATCCACCAATAGCACTGTATTATGTACAAGGACTTAATACAACACCTCTTCACGCACATACTGCTTTATTTGGAGTATATGGAATGTTGGGAATTGGACTTATGCTATTCGTATTAAGAAGTATATATAGAGATATCAAATGGAATGAGAAGTTGTTGAAAATAGGCTTCTGGGGATTGAACTTAGGGTTATTATTAATGGCACTTTTAAGTTTATTACCTATTGGTATATGGCAAGCGATTGAAAGTATCCAACATGGTATGTGGTATGCGCGTTCTAGCGAACTTATGCAGCTACCAGCTATGAATACCCTGAAATGGCTACGTACCATCGGTGACGTAATCTTTACAGTAGGTATTTTCGCTATCGTCTTATTCGTATTCAAATTAACATTTAAAAAAAGCAATCATGATAAATAG
- a CDS encoding RrF2 family transcriptional regulator, which produces MFSKACEYAIRSVVFISVSSLKGERVGFKEIAKEIDAPEAFTAKILQKLSKSGIIDSVKGVGGGFEIPIASLDNIKLCEVVNVIDGDSIYKGCGLGLAQCSETHPCPVHFKFKAIREGLRNMLETTTLRELANGTKSGDTFLKL; this is translated from the coding sequence ATGTTTTCTAAAGCTTGTGAATACGCTATTCGTTCAGTTGTTTTTATCTCAGTATCTTCACTGAAAGGGGAGCGTGTAGGTTTTAAAGAAATAGCAAAAGAGATAGATGCTCCAGAAGCTTTTACAGCTAAGATACTTCAAAAGCTGTCTAAGAGTGGAATAATCGACTCGGTTAAAGGAGTAGGAGGAGGATTTGAAATTCCGATAGCAAGCTTAGACAATATTAAGTTATGTGAAGTGGTGAATGTGATCGATGGTGATTCTATCTACAAGGGATGTGGATTAGGATTAGCTCAATGTTCTGAGACGCACCCATGTCCTGTTCACTTTAAATTTAAAGCAATCCGAGAAGGGTTGAGAAATATGTTAGAAACTACTACTTTGCGAGAGTTAGCCAATGGTACCAAGTCTGGTGATACTTTCTTGAAGTTGTAA
- a CDS encoding DUF721 domain-containing protein codes for MKKYDVNKRLREESSIQDLLKIFIKENNLDKGIDNLDVRAAWKNLLGPGIANYTLDILLKRDVLYVALSSPIVREELTYGKSKIIRMINEELGREVIKEIVFR; via the coding sequence TTGAAAAAGTATGATGTAAATAAACGATTAAGAGAGGAGAGCAGTATTCAGGATCTTTTAAAGATTTTTATAAAGGAGAATAACTTAGATAAAGGGATTGATAATCTTGATGTTCGTGCCGCTTGGAAGAATCTATTAGGACCAGGAATAGCTAATTATACATTAGATATACTCTTAAAACGTGATGTACTTTATGTAGCTTTATCTTCTCCTATCGTACGCGAGGAATTAACTTATGGTAAGAGTAAGATAATTAGAATGATAAATGAAGAGTTAGGGAGAGAGGTAATAAAAGAAATAGTTTTTAGATAA
- the ftsY gene encoding signal recognition particle-docking protein FtsY produces the protein MSFFKKLFSSEKKETLDKGLEKSKSSFFSKLTKAVAGKSKVDDDVLDNLEEILVSSDVGVNTTLKIIERIEERVSRDKYVGTDELNQILRDEIAGLLSETQSGEATEFEIPKDKKPYVLMVVGVNGAGKTTTIGKLAYQFKKAGLNVVLGAADTFRAAAIDQLQVWADRVGVPIVRQQMGSDPASVAFDTLQSAVTQNADVVIIDTAGRLHNKVNLMNELTKVKRVMQKVIPDAPHDVMLVLDGSTGQNAFEQAKQFTAATEVNCLAVTKLDGTAKGGVVIGISDQFQIPVKYIGVGEGIEDLQVFNKFEFVDSFFK, from the coding sequence ATGAGTTTTTTTAAGAAGTTATTTTCTTCGGAAAAGAAGGAAACTTTAGATAAAGGTTTAGAAAAGTCTAAATCTTCTTTTTTCTCAAAACTGACTAAAGCAGTTGCTGGTAAGTCAAAAGTAGATGATGATGTACTTGATAATCTAGAAGAAATACTTGTGTCATCTGATGTAGGTGTTAATACTACATTGAAAATTATTGAGCGTATTGAAGAGCGTGTTTCGAGAGATAAATATGTTGGAACAGATGAGTTAAATCAGATTCTTAGAGATGAGATAGCAGGATTGTTATCAGAGACTCAATCTGGTGAAGCAACAGAGTTTGAAATTCCGAAAGATAAAAAACCTTATGTGTTGATGGTAGTAGGGGTAAATGGTGCTGGAAAAACAACAACTATAGGAAAATTAGCTTATCAATTTAAGAAAGCAGGATTGAATGTTGTATTAGGTGCGGCAGATACATTTAGAGCAGCTGCTATTGATCAATTACAAGTGTGGGCAGATAGAGTAGGTGTGCCGATTGTAAGACAACAAATGGGAAGTGATCCAGCTTCTGTTGCTTTTGATACTTTACAGTCTGCGGTAACTCAGAACGCTGATGTTGTAATTATAGATACAGCAGGTCGTCTACACAATAAAGTAAACTTAATGAATGAGCTTACTAAAGTTAAACGTGTTATGCAGAAAGTTATTCCAGATGCACCTCATGATGTAATGTTGGTATTAGATGGTTCTACAGGACAAAACGCCTTTGAACAAGCTAAGCAATTTACAGCAGCAACAGAAGTAAACTGTTTGGCTGTAACTAAATTAGATGGAACTGCTAAAGGTGGTGTAGTTATTGGTATATCTGATCAATTCCAAATACCTGTTAAGTATATAGGTGTAGGAGAAGGAATCGAAGATTTGCAAGTGTTTAATAAATTTGAATTTGTTGATTCATTTTTTAAATAG
- a CDS encoding DUF4295 domain-containing protein: MAKKTVATLRTSSKKLTKAIKMVKSPKTGAYTFVEAVMAPDFVDDFLNKK; the protein is encoded by the coding sequence ATGGCAAAGAAAACCGTAGCGACTTTAAGAACATCTTCTAAAAAGTTGACGAAAGCAATTAAAATGGTTAAATCTCCTAAAACTGGAGCTTACACATTCGTTGAAGCTGTTATGGCTCCTGACTTTGTGGATGATTTCTTAAACAAGAAGTAA
- the rpmG gene encoding 50S ribosomal protein L33 yields the protein MAKKGNRIQVILECTEHKASGLPGTSRYITTKNKKNTPDRLEIKKFNPIMKKVTVHKEIK from the coding sequence ATGGCAAAGAAAGGGAACAGAATTCAAGTAATCTTAGAATGTACTGAACACAAAGCATCTGGTTTACCAGGAACTTCAAGATACATCACGACTAAGAATAAGAAAAACACACCTGATAGATTAGAGATTAAAAAATTTAATCCTATCATGAAGAAAGTAACAGTTCACAAAGAAATTAAATAA
- the rpmB gene encoding 50S ribosomal protein L28 yields MSRVCEITGKRAMVGNNVSHAMNKTKRKFSVNLVKKRFYIAEEDRWVTLKLSTSALKTINKKGITAVLKDAKAKGLVK; encoded by the coding sequence ATGTCAAGAGTTTGTGAAATTACTGGTAAAAGAGCAATGGTTGGAAACAACGTTTCTCACGCGATGAATAAAACTAAGAGAAAGTTTTCTGTGAACTTAGTTAAAAAACGTTTCTACATTGCTGAAGAAGACAGATGGGTAACATTGAAATTATCAACGTCTGCATTAAAAACAATTAACAAAAAAGGTATTACTGCTGTATTGAAAGATGCAAAAGCAAAAGGATTAGTAAAATAA
- a CDS encoding CinA family nicotinamide mononucleotide deamidase-related protein yields the protein MKASIITIGDEILIGQIVDTNSVYLAKELDLLGFEVSEIITISDKKESIEKAMSFQIGQVDLVIMTGGLGPTKDDVTKKVFCDFFEDHLVVDEQVLAHVTILIEDYFKRPISEVNKQQALVPSTSTVLFNTVGTAPGMLMQKGNTTFVSFPGVPFEMKTIFSEQLVPYIKDHFKGIFNIHKTIITYGIGESLLAEYLEDWENNLPSDIKLAYLPSPGKVRLRLSSRGFNQDFLSQSIEMQIDRMPESVKEHIRAYEDIDFPEIITKELQIRNKTISFAESCTGGRLAVMFNAKPGSSAYFKGGMVCYATESKVNILGVNQDTINKYTVVSEEVAMEMAEQARLKFNSDYAIATTGNAGPSKGDSDVEVGTVCIGIATPTGVFTKKYELGQPREKVINSAIAKGLELIYNEILKK from the coding sequence ATGAAAGCAAGTATAATCACTATAGGAGATGAGATTCTCATCGGTCAGATTGTAGATACTAATTCGGTGTATTTAGCTAAGGAACTTGATTTGTTAGGGTTCGAAGTGTCAGAAATTATAACTATTTCTGATAAAAAAGAATCAATAGAGAAGGCTATGTCTTTTCAGATAGGACAGGTGGACTTAGTTATAATGACAGGAGGATTAGGACCGACTAAGGATGATGTGACTAAAAAAGTGTTTTGTGACTTTTTTGAGGATCATTTAGTCGTAGATGAGCAAGTTTTAGCTCATGTTACAATTCTTATAGAGGATTACTTTAAAAGGCCTATTTCAGAGGTCAATAAACAACAAGCTTTAGTGCCTTCTACTTCTACTGTTTTATTTAATACAGTAGGTACAGCTCCAGGAATGTTAATGCAAAAAGGCAACACTACTTTTGTTTCTTTCCCAGGAGTTCCTTTTGAGATGAAAACAATATTTAGCGAGCAATTAGTCCCTTATATTAAAGATCACTTTAAGGGGATATTTAATATCCATAAAACGATAATTACTTATGGTATTGGAGAAAGTTTGTTAGCAGAATATCTTGAAGATTGGGAGAATAATTTACCGTCAGATATAAAATTAGCTTATTTACCAAGCCCTGGTAAAGTAAGATTACGTCTGTCAAGTAGAGGTTTTAATCAGGATTTTTTGTCTCAAAGTATTGAAATGCAAATCGATAGGATGCCTGAGTCAGTAAAAGAACATATTCGAGCTTATGAGGATATTGACTTTCCTGAAATTATCACAAAAGAGTTGCAAATTAGAAATAAAACTATTTCTTTTGCAGAAAGTTGTACAGGTGGACGGTTAGCTGTTATGTTTAATGCTAAACCTGGGTCTTCTGCTTACTTTAAAGGAGGAATGGTATGTTATGCAACCGAGAGTAAAGTAAATATATTAGGAGTCAATCAAGATACAATAAATAAATATACAGTAGTTAGTGAAGAAGTAGCTATGGAAATGGCTGAGCAAGCACGATTAAAATTTAATAGTGACTATGCAATTGCTACTACTGGAAATGCTGGACCATCTAAGGGAGATTCTGATGTCGAGGTAGGAACTGTATGTATAGGAATCGCAACGCCAACAGGAGTGTTTACAAAAAAATACGAATTAGGCCAACCAAGAGAAAAGGTTATAAACAGTGCTATAGCAAAGGGTTTAGAATTGATATATAATGAAATATTAAAAAAATAA